The Deinococcus sp. Marseille-Q6407 genome has a window encoding:
- a CDS encoding transposase, with protein MYKQVSGERTHILSQRILDIPETLYQRRSLQASLHLFHSPGQKTKFSQAEGVSPSALSRFFNVYDWDSDRCREEMQDFQWRILLDTARHKRRPRLRLSVDLTTVEKVGIQLPYVSVYNGRHGIHLVVLFAEYGELKFPISYRVYQGKYTSTPVTLALDLLEEVPDFVGKRFQVCVLADSGFESAVFLDGVQRLGFEFVVGVRSNRRTDHPGQVTVADCPHGGYVNLANWPLETLSLGRMDRGDREFFAVSSELLEGDDILAEGKRRWALESFFKEGKHQFGLAQFALRTARGLDRWILMVFLAFTLTTLHRSEALTLKEAARLALYALFPEVRLNHLLGQLRKEQEFLRQHGYSLSYARCKL; from the coding sequence GTGTACAAACAGGTTTCAGGGGAGCGCACCCATATTCTCTCACAGCGGATTCTGGACATTCCAGAGACGCTGTACCAACGGCGAAGCCTCCAGGCTTCGCTGCACCTCTTCCACAGTCCAGGTCAGAAGACCAAGTTCAGCCAGGCTGAGGGAGTCAGCCCCAGTGCACTGAGTCGCTTCTTCAACGTCTATGACTGGGATTCAGACCGCTGCCGGGAAGAGATGCAGGACTTCCAGTGGCGCATCCTGCTGGATACAGCTCGTCACAAACGCAGACCTCGTCTGCGGCTCAGCGTGGATCTGACCACGGTGGAAAAGGTGGGAATTCAGCTGCCCTACGTCAGCGTCTACAACGGCAGGCACGGCATCCATCTGGTGGTCCTGTTCGCCGAATATGGGGAACTGAAGTTCCCCATTTCTTACCGGGTCTACCAGGGCAAGTACACCAGCACTCCCGTCACGTTAGCCCTTGACCTGCTGGAAGAGGTGCCAGACTTCGTCGGGAAACGCTTTCAGGTCTGCGTACTGGCAGACAGTGGATTCGAATCCGCTGTCTTTCTGGACGGTGTGCAGCGTCTCGGTTTCGAGTTCGTGGTGGGTGTGAGGAGTAACCGGCGCACGGATCATCCTGGACAGGTGACGGTTGCGGACTGTCCGCATGGGGGGTACGTCAACCTCGCCAACTGGCCTCTGGAAACGCTGTCTCTGGGGAGGATGGACCGTGGGGACCGCGAATTCTTCGCGGTGTCGTCTGAGCTGTTAGAGGGGGATGACATCCTGGCCGAAGGAAAACGGCGCTGGGCACTGGAGTCGTTTTTCAAAGAAGGGAAGCATCAGTTTGGGTTGGCGCAGTTCGCGCTGCGAACTGCCAGGGGTCTGGACCGCTGGATTTTGATGGTCTTCCTGGCCTTCACCCTGACGACGCTGCACCGCTCAGAGGCCCTGACCTTGAAGGAAGCTGCACGCTTGGCTCTCTACGCCTTGTTCCCCGAAGTCAGGCTCAACCACCTGCTGGGCCAGCTTCGGAAAGAGCAAGAATTCCTGCGCCAGCACGGCTATTCGCTCAGCTATGCAAGGTGCAAGTTATGA
- the rocD gene encoding ornithine--oxo-acid transaminase — MNQQDYIALEDQYGAHNYHPLPVVLSRGQGAKVWDTEGKEYFDFLSAYSAVNQGHGHPKIVSAMVEQAQTLALTSRAFYNDKLGVYEKFVCEYFGFDKVLPMNTGAEAVETALKLCRKWAYEKKGLPENQAQIIVCENNFHGRTTTIISFSNDETARKNFGPYTDGFLRIPYDDLEALKAALESNPNVAGFLVEPIQGEAGVYVPSDGYLKGAKALCEQHGVLFIADEVQTGISRTGRRLAVDHEDVKPDILILGKAISGGVYPISAVLANDEIMNVIKPGQHGSTFGGNPVAAAVAVAALTVAQEEKLAERAEELGQKFRAAISEYIEGSKIAKLVRGKGLLNAVVINDHEESETAWNICLRMADKGLLAKPTHGNIIRFAPPLVISEEDLMKGVKIITDTLQEFEDEAERVSMAEVNHPDHVEQI, encoded by the coding sequence ATGAACCAGCAAGACTACATCGCCCTGGAAGACCAGTACGGAGCCCATAACTACCACCCCCTGCCGGTGGTTCTCTCGCGCGGCCAGGGAGCCAAGGTGTGGGACACCGAGGGCAAGGAATATTTCGATTTCCTCTCGGCCTACTCGGCGGTGAACCAGGGTCACGGCCACCCCAAAATCGTGAGCGCAATGGTGGAACAGGCCCAGACGCTGGCGCTGACCAGCCGGGCTTTTTACAACGACAAGCTGGGCGTGTACGAGAAATTCGTGTGCGAGTACTTCGGCTTCGACAAGGTGCTGCCGATGAACACCGGCGCCGAAGCGGTGGAAACGGCACTCAAGCTGTGCCGCAAGTGGGCCTACGAGAAAAAAGGCCTGCCCGAAAATCAGGCCCAGATCATCGTCTGTGAGAACAACTTCCACGGCCGCACCACCACTATCATTTCCTTTTCCAACGACGAAACCGCCCGCAAGAACTTCGGCCCTTACACCGACGGCTTTCTCCGGATTCCCTACGACGATCTGGAGGCGCTGAAAGCGGCGCTGGAGAGCAACCCCAACGTGGCCGGCTTTCTGGTGGAACCGATTCAGGGCGAAGCGGGCGTGTACGTACCCAGCGACGGCTACCTGAAGGGTGCCAAAGCCCTGTGCGAGCAGCACGGCGTGCTGTTTATCGCCGACGAGGTACAGACCGGCATCAGCCGCACCGGCCGGCGCCTGGCGGTGGACCACGAGGACGTCAAGCCCGACATCCTGATTCTGGGCAAGGCCATTTCCGGCGGCGTGTACCCCATCAGCGCGGTGCTGGCCAACGACGAAATCATGAACGTGATCAAGCCTGGCCAGCACGGCTCGACCTTCGGCGGCAACCCGGTAGCGGCGGCCGTAGCAGTCGCCGCCCTGACTGTGGCCCAGGAAGAGAAGCTGGCCGAGCGCGCCGAGGAGCTGGGCCAGAAGTTCCGCGCAGCCATCAGCGAGTACATCGAGGGCAGCAAAATCGCCAAGCTGGTGCGCGGCAAGGGCCTGCTGAACGCCGTGGTCATTAACGATCACGAAGAAAGCGAGACCGCCTGGAACATCTGCCTGCGAATGGCCGACAAGGGCCTGCTGGCCAAGCCCACCCACGGCAACATCATCCGCTTTGCCCCGCCGCTGGTGATCAGCGAAGAAGACCTGATGAAGGGCGTCAAGATCATCACCGACACCCTGCAGGAATTCGAGGACGAAGCCGAGCGGGTTTCCATGGCCGAAGTGAACCACCCCGACCACGTCGAACAGATTTAA
- the cysS gene encoding cysteine--tRNA ligase, with translation MTQTPDPTASAATATPAHLPDPDIQLPNVQLPNIQLYDTMQRQKVPFVPATPGHVGFYLCGPTVYSDAHLGHAKANVAFDVVRRTFEHFGYRVRFVSNITDVGHLQNDADDGEDKLQARARLEQLEPMEVADKYFWSFADDMRALNVRRPSVNPRATGHIPEQIELIEELIRRGHAYESQGSVYFDVYSWPEYGKLSGRRLEEQAEGTREAVREEKRDPRDFALWKKAEPSHLMRWESPWSLGFPGWHIECSAMSLKYLGEGFDIHGGGLDLQFPHHEAEIAQAEAAGHPFARYWMHNNMLTINGEKMSKSKGNFTTIHDILQRYDPMVVRFLLVSSHYRTNTEMNEDAFASAQSGYARLTGTLAEVERRLRDAPEGQDAELEQKIAGHVQAFEDAMRDDFSTPKAVAELFGLSSDLNAALAAGPVPRGALEQARDAFRSLGGDVLGLFAAGSAAEAAGQDDAELVDALMELVLQARQNYRLNKQYAEADQLRGTLSEAGITIEDTKDGARWKR, from the coding sequence ATGACTCAAACGCCCGACCCCACTGCCAGCGCCGCCACGGCTACCCCGGCCCACCTGCCCGATCCCGATATTCAGCTGCCCAACGTTCAGCTGCCCAACATTCAGCTGTACGACACCATGCAGCGCCAGAAAGTGCCCTTCGTGCCGGCTACGCCCGGTCACGTGGGCTTTTACCTCTGCGGCCCGACGGTTTACTCCGACGCCCACCTGGGTCACGCCAAGGCCAACGTGGCCTTTGACGTGGTGCGGCGGACCTTCGAGCATTTCGGGTACCGGGTGCGCTTCGTATCCAACATCACCGATGTGGGCCACCTGCAAAACGACGCGGACGACGGCGAGGACAAGTTGCAGGCCCGCGCCCGGCTGGAGCAGCTGGAGCCGATGGAAGTGGCCGACAAGTATTTCTGGTCTTTCGCGGACGATATGCGGGCGCTGAACGTGCGCCGGCCCAGCGTGAATCCGCGCGCCACCGGCCACATTCCCGAACAAATCGAACTGATTGAGGAACTGATCCGGCGTGGCCACGCCTATGAGTCACAGGGCAGCGTGTATTTCGACGTGTATTCCTGGCCTGAGTACGGCAAGCTGTCGGGCCGCCGGCTGGAGGAGCAGGCCGAAGGCACCCGCGAGGCCGTGCGCGAAGAAAAGCGCGACCCGCGAGACTTTGCGCTGTGGAAAAAGGCCGAACCCAGCCACCTGATGCGCTGGGAATCGCCCTGGAGCCTGGGCTTTCCCGGCTGGCACATCGAATGCTCGGCGATGAGCCTGAAATATCTGGGCGAGGGGTTCGATATTCATGGCGGCGGCCTGGACCTGCAGTTCCCACACCACGAGGCCGAAATTGCCCAGGCCGAGGCGGCCGGGCACCCGTTTGCCCGCTACTGGATGCACAACAACATGCTGACCATCAATGGCGAGAAGATGAGCAAGTCCAAGGGCAACTTCACGACCATCCACGACATCCTGCAGCGCTACGACCCGATGGTGGTGCGCTTCTTGCTGGTCAGCAGCCATTACCGCACCAATACCGAGATGAACGAGGACGCTTTTGCCAGTGCCCAGAGCGGCTACGCTCGCCTGACCGGCACCCTGGCCGAAGTGGAGCGCCGGCTGCGGGACGCTCCGGAAGGCCAGGACGCTGAGCTGGAGCAGAAGATTGCCGGACATGTGCAGGCCTTCGAGGATGCCATGCGTGACGATTTCAGCACGCCCAAAGCGGTGGCTGAGCTGTTTGGCCTGAGCAGCGACCTGAACGCGGCGCTGGCCGCCGGCCCGGTGCCACGCGGGGCGCTGGAACAGGCCCGTGACGCTTTCCGCTCGCTGGGTGGGGACGTGCTGGGCCTGTTCGCTGCCGGCAGCGCCGCTGAAGCGGCCGGGCAGGACGACGCCGAACTGGTGGATGCGCTGATGGAACTGGTGCTGCAAGCCCGGCAGAACTACCGCCTGAACAAGCAGTACGCCGAGGCTGACCAGCTGCGCGGCACGCTGAGCGAGGCCGGAATCACCATTGAGGACACCAAGGACGGGGCGCGCTGGAAGCGCTGA
- the acnA gene encoding aconitate hydratase AcnA, producing MAEQAKNLFGARDVLGEYAGQKHYYYRLDKLKELGHNVDQLPFSIKVLLESVLREANDYDVTQDDVKTVAGWSPRNEEVEIPFKPARVILQDFTGVPAVVDLASMREAMKSVGGNPDKINPLIPVNLVIDHSVQVDVFGTEWALQSNMDIEFERNRERYEFLRWGQQAFDNFGVVPPASGIVHQVNLEYLARGVQSRPEDDGVVVYPDSLVGTDSHTTMINGLGIVGWGVGGIEAEAVMLGQPIYMLMPEVVGFKITGEMPEGATATDLALRVTQMLREKGVVGKFVEFYGAGLSNMTLPDRATIANMAPEYGATMGFFPVDDEALRYLRRTGRMEDEVELVEQYCKAQGLFRTDETPDPVFTDTIELDLGSIVPSLAGPKRPQDRVNLSDMHNEFAQALTAPVSQRGFELSEDQLDNQGTITGTDIQISHGAVTLASITSCTNTSNPSVLIAAGLVAKKAVEKGLKVKPWVKTSLAPGSRVVTEYLEQAGLQEYLDQIGFNTVGYGCMTCIGNSGPLPEPVVDAIQEGDLVAASVLSGNRNFEGRINPHIKANYLASPPLVVAYALAGTVVNDIVNDPIGQDEQGGDVFLRDIWPSNAEIQQIYDTAINADMFKKIYDGIEESNEQWNAIPVSEGDLFDWKEDSTYIQNPPFFEDIAGGLREIADIEGARALVKVGDSVTTDHISPAGSFKADTPAGRFLTSMGVEPKDFNSYGSRRGNDRVMTRGTFANIRLKNQLAPGTEGGFTTDYTTGEVTSIYDAAQNYKAAGTPLMVIAGKDYGMGSSRDWAAKGTFLLGVKAVIAESYERIHRSNLVGMGVLPLQFINGESAENLGINGDETFTIKLPADLKPRQNVTLVVTDKEGNSRNLTVQCRIDTPVEIDYYKNGGILQTVLRSILARSKNEVNA from the coding sequence ATGGCAGAACAAGCGAAGAACCTGTTTGGTGCCCGTGACGTGCTGGGCGAGTACGCCGGCCAGAAGCACTACTACTACCGCCTAGACAAGCTCAAGGAACTGGGCCACAACGTGGATCAGCTGCCCTTCAGCATCAAGGTGCTGCTGGAAAGCGTGCTGCGCGAAGCCAACGACTACGACGTGACCCAGGACGACGTGAAGACCGTCGCCGGCTGGAGCCCCCGCAACGAAGAAGTGGAAATTCCCTTCAAGCCCGCTCGCGTAATCCTGCAGGACTTCACCGGCGTGCCGGCCGTGGTGGACCTGGCCTCTATGCGTGAAGCCATGAAGTCGGTGGGCGGCAACCCCGACAAGATCAACCCCCTGATTCCGGTGAACCTGGTGATCGACCACTCGGTGCAGGTGGACGTGTTCGGCACCGAATGGGCGCTGCAGAGCAACATGGATATCGAATTCGAGCGTAACCGCGAGCGCTACGAGTTCCTGCGCTGGGGCCAGCAGGCCTTCGACAACTTCGGCGTGGTGCCGCCCGCTTCCGGCATCGTGCACCAGGTGAACCTGGAGTACCTGGCCCGTGGCGTGCAGAGCCGCCCCGAAGACGACGGCGTGGTCGTGTACCCCGACAGCCTGGTGGGCACCGACTCGCACACCACCATGATCAACGGCCTGGGCATCGTGGGCTGGGGCGTGGGCGGTATCGAAGCCGAAGCCGTGATGCTGGGCCAGCCAATTTACATGCTGATGCCCGAAGTCGTGGGCTTCAAGATCACCGGCGAAATGCCCGAGGGTGCCACCGCCACCGACCTGGCGCTGCGCGTGACCCAGATGCTGCGCGAAAAAGGCGTGGTGGGCAAGTTCGTAGAATTCTACGGCGCTGGCCTGAGCAACATGACCCTGCCCGACCGTGCCACCATCGCAAACATGGCCCCCGAATACGGCGCCACCATGGGCTTTTTCCCGGTGGACGACGAAGCGCTGCGCTACCTGCGCCGCACCGGCCGCATGGAAGACGAAGTGGAACTGGTGGAGCAGTACTGCAAGGCTCAGGGCCTGTTCCGCACCGACGAAACCCCGGACCCCGTGTTCACCGATACCATTGAACTGGACCTGGGCAGCATCGTTCCCTCGCTGGCCGGCCCCAAGCGCCCGCAGGACCGCGTGAACCTGAGCGATATGCACAACGAATTCGCCCAGGCCCTGACCGCTCCGGTCAGCCAGCGCGGCTTCGAACTGAGTGAAGACCAGCTGGACAACCAGGGCACTATCACCGGCACCGATATCCAGATCAGCCACGGCGCCGTGACCCTGGCTTCCATCACCTCCTGCACCAACACCTCCAACCCCAGCGTGCTGATCGCTGCCGGTCTGGTGGCCAAGAAAGCGGTGGAAAAGGGCCTGAAGGTCAAGCCCTGGGTGAAGACCTCGCTGGCCCCCGGCTCGCGCGTGGTGACCGAGTATCTGGAACAGGCCGGCCTGCAGGAATACCTGGACCAGATCGGCTTCAACACCGTGGGCTACGGCTGCATGACCTGCATCGGCAACTCCGGCCCGCTGCCTGAGCCGGTGGTGGACGCCATTCAGGAAGGTGACCTGGTGGCCGCCTCGGTGCTGTCGGGCAACCGCAACTTCGAAGGCCGTATCAACCCCCATATCAAGGCCAACTACCTCGCCTCGCCTCCTCTGGTGGTCGCCTACGCGCTGGCCGGCACCGTGGTCAACGACATCGTGAACGATCCTATCGGTCAGGATGAACAGGGCGGCGACGTGTTCCTGCGCGATATCTGGCCCAGCAACGCCGAAATTCAGCAGATCTACGACACCGCCATCAACGCGGACATGTTCAAGAAGATCTATGACGGCATCGAGGAAAGCAACGAGCAGTGGAATGCTATCCCCGTGTCCGAAGGTGACCTGTTCGACTGGAAGGAAGACAGCACCTACATCCAGAACCCGCCCTTCTTCGAAGACATTGCGGGTGGCCTGCGCGAAATCGCCGACATCGAAGGTGCGCGCGCGCTGGTGAAGGTGGGCGACTCAGTCACCACCGACCACATCTCGCCGGCCGGTTCCTTCAAGGCCGACACCCCCGCTGGCCGTTTCCTGACCTCGATGGGCGTGGAACCCAAGGACTTCAACTCCTACGGCAGCCGCCGCGGCAACGACCGCGTGATGACCCGTGGCACCTTCGCCAACATCCGCCTGAAGAACCAGCTGGCTCCCGGCACCGAAGGTGGCTTTACCACCGACTACACCACCGGCGAAGTGACCAGCATCTACGACGCTGCCCAGAACTACAAGGCCGCCGGCACGCCTCTGATGGTGATTGCCGGGAAGGACTACGGCATGGGCTCCAGCCGTGACTGGGCCGCCAAGGGTACCTTCCTGCTGGGCGTCAAGGCTGTAATTGCCGAGAGCTACGAACGCATCCACCGCTCCAACCTGGTGGGCATGGGCGTGCTGCCGCTGCAGTTCATCAACGGTGAAAGCGCCGAGAACCTGGGCATCAACGGTGACGAAACCTTCACCATCAAACTGCCCGCCGACCTCAAGCCCCGCCAGAACGTGACCCTGGTGGTGACCGACAAGGAAGGCAACTCGCGGAATCTGACCGTTCAGTGCCGCATCGACACCCCGGTGGAGATCGACTACTACAAGAACGGCGGCATCCTGCAGACCGTGCTGCGCTCTATCCTGGCCCGCAGCAAGAATGAAGTGAACGCCTGA
- a CDS encoding thioredoxin domain-containing protein, producing the protein MSEPTSSPGHNRLGSESSPYLRQHAGNPVHWWPWCDEAFAEARRRDVPVLLSIGYSTCHWCHVMAHESFEDEGTAAQMNEGFVNIKVDREERPDVDSIYMAATQAMTGQGGWPMTVFLNHDRQPFHAGTYYPPREGLGLPSFRRMLAAVSDAWEHRRADLDANAQALTAHIQALSRSGAPEQAQDWPAGFLKRPLDVLPQLFDPQAGGFGGAPKFPSPTTLDFLLKSGDRQGQAMALHTLRQMGRGGIHDQLGGGFHRYSVDAAWLVPHFEKMLYDNAQLTRTLLAAFQVSGDTEFADMARGTLGYLEREMRHPAGGFFSAQDADTQGVEGLTSTWTPAELEAVLGQEDADWVGAHYGVTEQGNFEDPHRRDAGRRTVLSQTGPLTPEQRQRLPELRARLLAARAQRPQPHRDDKVLTSWNGLVLAALADAGRILGAAGEGEHWLDLARQNAAWVRAVLRQPDGTLWHSWLDGQPPRVEGLLEDHALYGLGLVALYQASGELEYLDWARELWHIVQRDFWDEEAGLFHSSGGRAETLLTRQSSAFDAAVISDNAAAALLGLWMNRYFSDEAGERLARRTVTSHLTELAQAPHGMGGLWQAAAMLEAPHTELAIIGTQQERAPLEQVAAEFLLPYVALAPADAPQGLPVLEDREGGGTAYLCVNHACQLPARDPQTLREQLAALG; encoded by the coding sequence ATGAGCGAACCCACCTCCTCCCCCGGCCACAACCGCCTCGGCAGCGAGTCCAGCCCCTATCTGCGTCAGCACGCCGGCAACCCGGTGCACTGGTGGCCCTGGTGCGACGAAGCCTTCGCGGAAGCGCGCCGCCGCGACGTGCCGGTGCTGCTGAGCATCGGCTACAGCACCTGCCACTGGTGCCACGTGATGGCGCACGAATCGTTCGAGGACGAGGGGACGGCGGCGCAGATGAACGAGGGATTCGTGAACATCAAGGTGGACCGCGAGGAAAGGCCCGATGTGGACAGCATCTACATGGCCGCCACCCAGGCGATGACCGGGCAGGGCGGCTGGCCGATGACAGTGTTCCTGAACCATGACCGCCAGCCGTTTCATGCCGGCACCTACTACCCGCCGCGTGAGGGCCTGGGCCTGCCGTCGTTCCGGCGAATGCTGGCTGCGGTTTCGGACGCTTGGGAACACCGCCGCGCCGACCTGGACGCCAACGCCCAGGCCCTGACCGCCCACATTCAGGCGCTCAGCCGCTCGGGTGCCCCGGAGCAAGCGCAGGACTGGCCGGCCGGCTTCCTGAAGCGGCCGCTGGACGTGCTGCCGCAGCTGTTCGACCCGCAGGCCGGAGGCTTCGGCGGCGCGCCCAAGTTCCCGTCGCCCACCACGCTGGATTTCCTGCTGAAGTCGGGCGACCGGCAGGGGCAGGCCATGGCGCTGCACACCCTGCGGCAGATGGGGCGCGGCGGCATTCACGACCAGCTGGGCGGCGGCTTTCACCGCTACTCGGTGGACGCTGCGTGGCTGGTGCCGCACTTCGAGAAGATGCTGTACGACAACGCCCAGCTGACCCGCACGCTGCTGGCCGCCTTTCAGGTGAGCGGCGACACCGAGTTCGCGGACATGGCCCGCGGCACGCTCGGGTATCTGGAACGGGAGATGCGGCATCCGGCCGGCGGGTTCTTCTCGGCCCAGGACGCCGACACCCAGGGTGTCGAGGGCTTGACCTCCACCTGGACTCCAGCCGAGCTGGAAGCGGTGCTGGGCCAGGAAGACGCCGACTGGGTGGGCGCCCACTACGGTGTGACCGAGCAGGGCAACTTCGAGGACCCGCACCGCCGTGACGCCGGGCGCCGCACGGTGCTCTCACAGACCGGCCCGCTGACCCCAGAGCAGCGTCAGCGCCTGCCTGAGCTGCGTGCCCGCCTGCTGGCTGCCCGTGCCCAGCGCCCCCAACCGCACCGCGACGACAAGGTGCTGACCTCCTGGAACGGCCTGGTGCTGGCTGCACTGGCCGACGCCGGCCGCATTCTGGGCGCCGCAGGGGAAGGGGAACACTGGCTGGACCTGGCCCGGCAGAATGCCGCCTGGGTGCGCGCTGTCCTGCGCCAGCCGGACGGCACCCTCTGGCACAGCTGGCTGGACGGCCAGCCACCGCGGGTGGAAGGCCTACTGGAAGACCACGCCCTGTACGGCCTGGGCCTGGTCGCGCTGTATCAGGCCAGCGGCGAGCTGGAGTATCTGGACTGGGCACGCGAGCTGTGGCACATCGTGCAGCGCGACTTCTGGGACGAGGAAGCCGGGCTATTCCACTCCAGCGGCGGCCGCGCCGAAACGCTGCTGACTCGCCAGAGCAGCGCCTTCGATGCGGCTGTCATCAGCGACAACGCGGCCGCTGCGCTGCTGGGCCTGTGGATGAACCGCTATTTCAGCGACGAAGCCGGCGAGCGGCTGGCCCGCCGCACCGTGACCAGCCACCTCACTGAGCTGGCGCAGGCCCCACACGGCATGGGCGGGCTGTGGCAGGCAGCGGCCATGCTGGAAGCCCCGCACACCGAACTGGCCATCATCGGCACTCAGCAGGAGCGTGCGCCGCTGGAACAGGTCGCCGCCGAATTTCTGCTGCCTTACGTGGCCCTGGCCCCGGCAGACGCACCACAGGGTCTGCCGGTCCTGGAAGACCGCGAGGGTGGTGGCACCGCCTACCTGTGCGTGAACCACGCCTGCCAGCTGCCGGCCCGTGACCCTCAGACATTGCGCGAGCAACTGGCCGCCCTGGGCTGA
- the rsmA gene encoding 16S rRNA (adenine(1518)-N(6)/adenine(1519)-N(6))-dimethyltransferase RsmA — translation MTEPHAADSAPLYSPARVKDLMQRHGIRPTKSLGQNFLIDGNILRAIADAGGAGPGVSVLEVGPGLGVLTRELAERGAQVTTLEKDQGLRPVLEETLSGLDVNIVWGDALEFDYAALPAGTRVIANLPYYITGPLLSRFMRAPSIVSATVLVQKEVAQRLVSQPGDDNYGFLTALAHLYGSVRPVRDVPKGSFIPAPAVTSSVVRLDFDRERPQPSEAYIRLIDAALHHRRKTLRNNLKMAGHPVDRVEAAIAAAGLRPDARAEDVPLEQMRVLADHLGVA, via the coding sequence ATGACCGAGCCACACGCCGCCGATTCCGCGCCCCTCTACTCGCCCGCCCGCGTCAAGGACCTGATGCAGCGCCACGGCATTCGCCCCACCAAGAGCCTGGGGCAGAATTTCCTGATTGACGGCAACATCCTGCGGGCCATTGCGGACGCAGGCGGGGCCGGGCCGGGTGTCAGCGTGCTGGAGGTGGGGCCGGGCCTGGGCGTGCTAACCCGCGAACTGGCCGAGCGCGGCGCGCAGGTCACCACCCTGGAAAAAGACCAGGGCCTGCGGCCGGTGCTGGAAGAAACCCTGAGTGGGCTGGACGTGAACATCGTCTGGGGCGACGCCCTGGAATTCGACTACGCCGCGCTGCCGGCCGGCACCCGGGTGATTGCCAACCTGCCCTACTACATCACCGGCCCGCTGCTCTCGCGCTTCATGCGGGCGCCCAGCATCGTCTCGGCCACGGTGCTGGTGCAAAAGGAAGTGGCGCAGCGTCTGGTCTCGCAGCCCGGCGACGACAACTACGGCTTTCTGACAGCGCTGGCCCACCTCTACGGCAGCGTGCGGCCGGTGCGCGACGTGCCCAAGGGGTCGTTTATTCCGGCACCCGCCGTGACCAGTTCGGTGGTGCGGCTGGACTTCGACCGTGAGCGGCCGCAGCCGAGCGAAGCCTACATCCGCCTGATTGACGCTGCGCTGCACCACCGCCGCAAGACCCTGCGCAACAACCTGAAGATGGCCGGCCATCCGGTGGACCGCGTCGAGGCCGCCATTGCCGCCGCCGGCCTGCGCCCAGACGCCCGCGCCGAGGACGTGCCGCTGGAGCAGATGCGAGTGCTGGCCGATCATCTGGGCGTAGCCTGA
- the hspR gene encoding heat shock protein transcriptional repressor HspR, fused homodimer type, whose product MPADTKNKPVYVISVAAELVAMHPQTLRLYERKGLIKPGRNGGKTRLYSERDIKHLREIRRLTQELGVNLAGVEEVMRLQHELDDLQGEFEAEIKRIEGEIRSQQRSKALPAPDDPKDRPVYVISIAAELVDMHPQTLRLYERKELIRPGRSSGKTRLYSERDIEHLREIRRLTQELGVNLAGVEEIMRLRQELEGAHARMEGNVRRIQQDITKRMTQ is encoded by the coding sequence ATGCCCGCCGATACCAAGAACAAACCTGTGTATGTGATTTCCGTGGCGGCGGAGCTGGTGGCCATGCATCCCCAGACCCTGCGCCTCTACGAGCGTAAGGGCCTGATCAAACCCGGCCGCAACGGGGGGAAGACCCGGCTGTATTCCGAACGCGATATCAAACACCTGCGCGAGATTCGCCGCCTGACCCAGGAGCTGGGTGTGAACCTGGCCGGCGTGGAAGAGGTCATGCGCCTTCAGCACGAGCTGGACGATCTGCAGGGTGAGTTCGAGGCCGAGATCAAGCGAATTGAGGGCGAGATCCGCTCCCAGCAGCGGAGCAAGGCCCTGCCAGCCCCCGACGACCCCAAAGACCGGCCAGTCTATGTCATTTCTATCGCCGCCGAACTGGTGGATATGCACCCGCAGACCCTGCGCCTCTACGAACGCAAGGAACTGATTCGTCCTGGCCGCTCCAGCGGCAAGACCCGGCTGTACTCCGAGCGCGACATTGAGCACCTGCGCGAGATTCGCCGCCTCACCCAGGAACTGGGTGTGAACCTGGCCGGCGTGGAAGAGATCATGCGGCTGCGCCAAGAGCTGGAAGGCGCCCACGCCCGCATGGAAGGCAATGTGCGCCGTATCCAGCAGGACATTACCAAGCGGATGACCCAGTAG